In the Centroberyx gerrardi isolate f3 chromosome 9, fCenGer3.hap1.cur.20231027, whole genome shotgun sequence genome, one interval contains:
- the nasp gene encoding nuclear autoantigenic sperm protein isoform X2, translated as MPEETSTASSSGSMEEKPCSSTAAGDSSVDVMEEAKKLIGSGNRHLVMGDVVSAVNVFQEACGILAARYGDTADECGEAFFLCGKSLLELARMENTVLGNALEGVPEESEEEEKPDNPNVESADHLDEDDDDDDDEDGDGNSEDKEEEEVGNLQLAWEMLEVAKVIYKRKENKEDQLMAAQTYLKLGEVSAESGNYPQALEDFQECLALQLKHLPAHSRLLAESHYHVATTLCYMDQYSQAIQHYNSSIKVIENRLAMLQEVIDAAEGAGGAAEERGEMEELKQLLPDIKEKVEDAKESQRTASAASQAIQQTLGGASTSSAFPGENGGPSSSSSSAAFATASQISVRPSDSASTSKAVSDISHLVRKKPAKPSASVSSA; from the exons ATGCCAGAGGAAACGTCAACTGCTTCAAGTTCTGGAAG TATGGAAGAGAAGCCGTGCTCATCAACAGCTGCTGGAGACAG CTCTGTTGACGTTATGGAGGAGGCAAAGAAACTGATCGGCTCAGGGAACCGGCATCTGGTGATGGGCGATGTGGTTTCTGCTGTCAACGTCTTCCAGGAGGCTTGTGGAATCCT GGCGGCAAGGTATGGGGACACTGCAGATGAGTGTGGTGAGGCCTTCTTCCTGTGTGGGAAGTCCCTGCTGGAGCTTGCCAG GATGGAGAACACTGTTCTTGGTAACGCTCTGGAGGGAGTCCCCGAAGAGtcggaagaagaggagaaaccTGACAACCCCAACGTTGAGAGTGCTGACCATCTGGATG AGGACGAtgacgacgacgatgatgagGATGGAGACGGAAATTCTGAAGATAAG gaagaggaggaagttgGGAACTTGCAGTTGGCATGGGAGATGCTGGAGGTAGCTAAAGTCATCTACAAAAG AAAGGAGAACAAGGAAGATCAGCTGATGGCAGCCCAGACCTACCTGAAACTTGGAGAAGTCAGCGCTGAATCTG GTAACTATCCCCAGGCACTGGAAGACTTCCAGGAGTGCCTCGCCCTGCAGCTGAAGCACCTGCCTGCCCACAGCCGTCTGCTGGCTGAGAGCCACTACCACGTCGCCACTACCCTGTGCTACATGGATCAGTACAGCCAGGCCATCCAGCACTACAACAGCTCCATAAAGGTCATCGAGAACCGCCTGG CCATGCTGCAGGAGGTGATAGATGCAGCAGAGGGAGCAGGCGGGGcagcagaagagagaggtgagatggaGGAGCTGAAGCAGCTCCTGCCTGACATcaaggagaaggtggaggatgCCAAGGAGAGCCAGAGAACAGCCAGCGCCGCCTCCCAGGCCATCCAGCAGACACTG GGCGGGGCCTCTACCTCATCGGCATTCCCAGGTGAAAACGGGGgcccttcatcatcatcatcatcagcagcattTGCAACAGCCAGTCAG ATCTCAGTAAGGCCGTCTGACAGTGCCTCGACTTCCAAAGCAGTCTCAGACATTTCCCACCTGGTCAGGAAAAAG CCTGCCAAGCCGTCGGCCTCTGTGTCTTCAGCATGA
- the nasp gene encoding nuclear autoantigenic sperm protein isoform X1: MPEETSTASSSGSMEEKPCSSTAAGDSSVDVMEEAKKLIGSGNRHLVMGDVVSAVNVFQEACGILAARYGDTADECGEAFFLCGKSLLELARMENTVLGNALEGVPEESEEEEKPDNPNVESADHLDEDDDDDDDEDGDGNSEDKEEEEVGNLQLAWEMLEVAKVIYKRKENKEDQLMAAQTYLKLGEVSAESGNYPQALEDFQECLALQLKHLPAHSRLLAESHYHVATTLCYMDQYSQAIQHYNSSIKVIENRLAMLQEVIDAAEGAGGAAEERGEMEELKQLLPDIKEKVEDAKESQRTASAASQAIQQTLGGASTSSAFPGENGGPSSSSSSAAFATASQISVRPSDSASTSKAVSDISHLVRKKRKPEEESPVKDADAKQAKQEATVNGSGNSSASNGVQEKETQEPAKPSASVSSA; encoded by the exons ATGCCAGAGGAAACGTCAACTGCTTCAAGTTCTGGAAG TATGGAAGAGAAGCCGTGCTCATCAACAGCTGCTGGAGACAG CTCTGTTGACGTTATGGAGGAGGCAAAGAAACTGATCGGCTCAGGGAACCGGCATCTGGTGATGGGCGATGTGGTTTCTGCTGTCAACGTCTTCCAGGAGGCTTGTGGAATCCT GGCGGCAAGGTATGGGGACACTGCAGATGAGTGTGGTGAGGCCTTCTTCCTGTGTGGGAAGTCCCTGCTGGAGCTTGCCAG GATGGAGAACACTGTTCTTGGTAACGCTCTGGAGGGAGTCCCCGAAGAGtcggaagaagaggagaaaccTGACAACCCCAACGTTGAGAGTGCTGACCATCTGGATG AGGACGAtgacgacgacgatgatgagGATGGAGACGGAAATTCTGAAGATAAG gaagaggaggaagttgGGAACTTGCAGTTGGCATGGGAGATGCTGGAGGTAGCTAAAGTCATCTACAAAAG AAAGGAGAACAAGGAAGATCAGCTGATGGCAGCCCAGACCTACCTGAAACTTGGAGAAGTCAGCGCTGAATCTG GTAACTATCCCCAGGCACTGGAAGACTTCCAGGAGTGCCTCGCCCTGCAGCTGAAGCACCTGCCTGCCCACAGCCGTCTGCTGGCTGAGAGCCACTACCACGTCGCCACTACCCTGTGCTACATGGATCAGTACAGCCAGGCCATCCAGCACTACAACAGCTCCATAAAGGTCATCGAGAACCGCCTGG CCATGCTGCAGGAGGTGATAGATGCAGCAGAGGGAGCAGGCGGGGcagcagaagagagaggtgagatggaGGAGCTGAAGCAGCTCCTGCCTGACATcaaggagaaggtggaggatgCCAAGGAGAGCCAGAGAACAGCCAGCGCCGCCTCCCAGGCCATCCAGCAGACACTG GGCGGGGCCTCTACCTCATCGGCATTCCCAGGTGAAAACGGGGgcccttcatcatcatcatcatcagcagcattTGCAACAGCCAGTCAG ATCTCAGTAAGGCCGTCTGACAGTGCCTCGACTTCCAAAGCAGTCTCAGACATTTCCCACCTGGTCAGGAAAAAG AGGAAACCAGAGGAGGAGAGCCCAGTAAAGGACGCTGATGCTAAGCAGGCCAAACAGGAAGCCACAGTTAATGGCAGCGGCAACTCCAGTGCCAGCAATGGAGTccaggagaaagagacacaggag CCTGCCAAGCCGTCGGCCTCTGTGTCTTCAGCATGA